The region GTATTATCATGAATTCATGTGCAATTaagaattaatttcatttctttgaaaccaaaaacaatattaaatattactcactttttatattagtagATGATGATTCTGTTGTACCATTAACGTTATGCTTACAAGCATTAGGCTTTATTACATTTTGCAGAACAACCTTACAATCTCCTATTGCAGTTTTGATAGCTTTAGTTTCTTGTTTTTTCTTGGTATCACCTTTCTtcttaatagtattatgtaaattgaatatttcttCATCTGTATATGTATCGCTACCATCAGCACTGTTACATTGAGACACAACAGAGGCCACATCCCAATTATCATCTGGtactttgttacttttatttgtCCTCTTATTACTTGCAGTAGTTAAATTCATTTGATCGGCTGGTACAATTTTGTGTATCAGAtccaaaacattattttcatcatcTACAACATCTCTACTGAGACACGATTGGGATGTTACTAATTTCCTTGTTTTATTCTTCTCTTTACATACATTTGATTTCGTCTGAGGACTTGGTGCAGCTAAATCGCTATTGAGGTTTTTATTCTCAAGGAGGTctaatttttgtgttaaaagTTTCCGTTTTATAAAGCTGGGTTTCATTGAAACATCGCTGCTGTTTTGAGAAATTACTGTTTGGTTGTTATTATCTGAAtctaaatcttgtaaatttttgGTATGGCTGTCAGAGTCTTGGTTCATTTTCTGAGTAAGTTGTTGTGATGATTTAGAAATAAGTACTTCAGTAACATTATGCTTTTGGGTCTTATTTGATTTACGGACCGGCATAGATGGTTTcttaaacataaaatcattatcatcaaaatcggaaTGCTGGTTATCATTTCGTTTATCAGattgtacaaaattattatcaattttactCCTTTTTCTTTCTGAAATACTTTCTTCCTCATCCAGCAGCCTTTTCTTTTGTAAGTCTAAATTTGAATTTCCATTCGCCCTAACAGATTTTTCAGGAAATATTTGTTCATCATCACTATGTGATtgcacatttatattttttacaagcaCACAAATACTATGTCACATATTTACACTATTTAAAGAGTCACTGCATATTTCCTATAAACTCACTGACATGTTTTTACTCCCACTTCTCGTTATTATTGgttcaatattttctttcgAATTTTCTAGCCTTTTCATTGATCTTGAACTTCTACCAGAAATGTTAATACTACTGCCCGAATCATGCGTGGTATTTAAGACTGATTGTAATTCTTTGCTTCTTCTTGTTTGTATAGTTGTTTTTGGCACACATTTGGTGTCTTTTGGAGTgctttttttgtttgctttTGGTTTGACAGTCTTTGTTGGTTTagctgtatttttttgtttcatttttttcgTTTGGGTATTACTGTCATTTGATACATCATCACTACAGAAACAATCTTGAAGCTTCTTTGAGTTACGTGTAGATCTTGTATTAAGAACACTTTCATTGGGTTTTGTTGtagctttttttgtttgtcttgctgtctttttatttgttgcaGCCTTAGGTTTTGCAGGTTCCATTTCTTTAGGCATATCTACTTTTTGGGGGCTAGCTGAAGGTTTCTTTACCTCATttagtattgttttattgtttattttattttttaagcctCTTACTGTTATCATGCTACCCTTAGCTTTTCTCTTTTCAGGTTGCAAGATAGTTACATTAGGTGTTTCTTTCAATGGTTCTTTCActgcaaagaaaatatttatattatcacatTGTGAGTTGATTGTGAAAAAAAAGGGTTTActgttcattttaaattagatatttatcTGAAAAATTTAGATGAATTTCAAAAAGACATTTAATTGAGGAAGACGGAAGGAGGAGATTTCTGGGACATTCGGATTGCTATCAATTCACCACTGTTATTATGGTATTTGAATATTGCAGTGCTCTTTAGATTAATTTTCATTCACATTTTGTTAACaatctatacatttaaataaaaatttaaataaaaaaaaaatattgtttccattttatatccatactaatattataaattagaaagtaactctgtctgtctgtctgtctgttactcaatcacaccttaactactaaaccaatttgcataaaatttggtatagtgatattttgatacccgagaaaggacataggctattttttacGCCGGGACAttgtgtttttctttaactgaacgggcgaagccgcgggcggaaaactagtattatataaaatgatttgCAATCATACCTTGATTGATGGTAGTTTTTTGTTTCCAGGCTGGTGTACTGTGACTCTCTATGTCACTCTCCATATCAGTTTCCCAAAATGATTTAACTGAATTCAACACTGCCCCTTTATTTAtagctgaaataaaaataatagtgttttaattaaataccacataatataatatagtaactCAAGCCGTGTAATTGTATTATCATGAATTCATGTGCAATTaagaattaatttcatttctttgaaaccaaaaacaatattaaatattactcactttttatattagtagATGATGATTCTGTTGTACCATTAACGTTATGCTTACAAGCATTAGGCTTTATTACATTTTGCAGAACAACCTTACAATCTCCTATTGCAGTTTTGATAGCTTTAGTTTCTTGTTTTTTCTTGGTATCACCTTTCTtcttaatagtattatgtacattgaatatttcttCATCTGTATATGTATCGCTACCATCAGCACTGTTACATTGAGACACAACAGAGGCCACATCCCAATTATCATCTGGtactttgttacttttattcgTCCTCTTATTACTTGCAGTAGTTAAATTCATTTGATCGGCTGGTACAATTTTGTGTATCAGAtccaaaacattattttcatcatcTACAACATCTCTACTGAGACACGATTGGGATGTTACTAATTTCCTTGTTTTATTCTTCTCTTTACATACATTTGATTTCGTCTGAGGACTTGGTGCAGCTAAATCGCTATTTAGGTTTTTATTCTCAAGGAGGTCTAATTTTTGTGTGAAAAGTTTCCGTTTTATAAAGCTGGGTTTCATTGAAACATCGCTGCTGTTTTGAGAATTTACTGTTTGGTTGTTATTATCTGAAtctaaatcttgtaaatttttgGTATGGCTGTCAGAGTCTTGGTTCATTTTCTGAGTAAGTTGTTGTGATGATTTAGAAATAAGTACTTCAGTAACATTATGCTTTTGGGTCTTATTTGATTTACGGACCGGCATAGATGGTTTcttaaacataaaatcattatcatcaaaatcggaaTGCTGGTTATCATTTCGTTTATCAGattgtacaaaattattatcaattttactCCTTTTTCTTTCTGAAATACTTTCTTCCTCATCCAGCAGCCTTTTCTTTTGTAAGTCTAAATTTGAATTTCCATTCGCCCTAACAGATTTTTCAGGAAATATTTGTTCATCATCACTATGTGATtgcacatttatattttttacaagcaCACAAATACTATGTCACATATTTACACTATTTAAAGAGTCACTTCATATTTCCTATAAACTCACTGACATGTTTTTACTCCCACTTCTCGTTATTATTGgttcaatattttctttcgAATTTTCTAGCCTTTTCATTGATCTTGAACTTCTACCAGAAATGTTAATACTACTGCCCGAATCATGCGTGGTATTTAAGACTGATTGTAATTCTTTGCTTCTTCTTGTTTGTATAGTTGTTTTTGGCACACATTTGGTGTCTTTTGGAgtgctttttttgtttgacaGTCTTTGTTGGTTTagctgtatttttttgtttcatttttttcgTTTGGGTATTACTGTCATTTGATACATCATCACTACAGAAATAATCTTGAAGCTTCTTTGAGTTACGTGTAGATCTTGTATTAAGAACACTTTCATTGGGTTTTGTTGtagctttttttgtttgtcttgctgtctttttatttgttgcaGCCTTAGGTTTTGCAGGTTCCATTTCTTTAGGCATATCTACTTTTTGGGGGCTAGCTGAAGGTTTCTTTACCTCATttagtattgttttattgtttattttattttttaagcctCTTACTGTTATCATGCTACCCTTAGCTTTTCTCTTTTCAGGTTGCAAGATAGTTACATTAGGTGTTTCTTTCAATGGTTCTTTCActgcaaagaaaatatttatattatcacatTGTGAGTTGATTGTGAAAAAAAAGGGTTTActgttcattttaaattagatatttatcTGAAAAATTTAGATGAATTTCAAAAAGACATTTAATTGAGGAAGACGGAAGGAGGAGATTTCTGGGACATTCGGATTGCTATCAATTCACCACTGTTATTATGGTATTTGAATATTGCAGTGCTCTTTAGATTAATTTTCATTCACATTTTGTTAACaatctatacatttaaataaaaatttaaataaaaaaaaaatattgtttccattttatatccatactaatattataaattagaaagtaactctgtctgtctgtctgtctgttactcaatcacaccttaactactaaaccaatttgcataaaatttggtatagtgatattttgatacccgagaaaggacataggctattttttacGCCGGGACATagtgtttttctttaactgaacgggcgaagccgcgggcggaaaactagtattatataaaatgatttgCAATCATACCTTGATTGATGGTAGTTTTTTGTTTCCAGGCTGGTGTACTGTGACTCTCTATGTCACTCTCCATATCAGTTTCCCAAAATGATTTAACTGAATTCAACACTGCCCCTTTATTTAtagctgaaataaaaataatagtgttttaattaaataccacataatataatatagtaactCAAGCCGTGTAATTGTATTATCATGAATTCATGTGCAATTaagaattaatttcatttctttgaaaccaaaaacaatattaaatattactcactttttatattagtagATGATGATTCTGTTGTACCATTAACGTTATGCTTACAAGCATTAGGCTTTATTACATTTTGCAGAACAACCTTACAATCTCCTATTGCAGTTTTGATAGCTTTAGTTTCTTGTTTTTTCTTGGTATCACCTTTCTtcttaatagtattatgtacattgaatatttcttCATCTGTATATGTATCGCTACCATCAGCACTGTTACATTGAGACACAACAGAGGCCACATCCCAATTATCATCTGGtactttgttacttttattcgTCCTCTTATTACTTGCAGTAGTTAAATTCATTTGATCGGCTGGTACAATTTTGTGTATCAGAtccaaaacattattttcatcatcTACAACATCTCTACTGAGACACGATTGGGATGTTACTAATTTCCTTGTTTTATTCTTCTCTTTACATACATTTGATTTCGTCTGAGGACTTGGTGCAGCTAAATCGCTATTTAGGTTTTTATTCTCAAGGAGGTCTAATTTTTGTGTGAAAAGTTTCCGTTTTATAAAGCTGGGTTTCATTGAAACATCGCTGCTGTTTTGAGAAATTACTGTTTGGTTGTTATTATCTGAAtctaaatcttgtaaatttttgGTATGGCTGTCAGAGTCTTGGTTCATTTTCTGAGTAAGTTGTTGTGATGATTTAGAAATAAGTACTTCAGTAACATTATGCTTTTGGGTCTTATTTGATTTACGGACCGGCATAGATGGTTTcttaaacataaaatcattatcatcaaaatcggaaTGCTGGTTATCATTTCGTTTATCAGattgtacaaaattattatcaattttactCCTTTTTCTTTCTGAAATACTTTCTTCCTCATCCAGCAGCCTTTTCTTTTGTAAGTCTAAATTTGAATTTCCATTCGCCCTAACAGATTTTTCAGGAAATATTTGTTCATCATCACTATGTGATtgcacatttatattttttacaagcaCACAAATACTATGTCACATATTTACACTCTTTAAAGAGTCACTTCATATTTCCTATAAACTCACTGACATGTTTTTACTCCCACTTCTCGTTATTATTGgttcaatattttctttcgAATTTTCTAGCCTTTTCATTGATCTTGAACTTCTACCAGAAATGTTAATACTACTGCCCGAATCATGCGTGGTATTTAAGACTGATTGTAATTCTTTGCTTCTTCTTGTTTGTATAGTTGTTTTTGGCACACATTTGGTGTCTTTTGGAgtgctttttttgtttgacaGTCTTTGTTGGTTTagctgtatttttttgtttcatttttttcgTTTGGGTATTACTGTCATTTGATACATCATCACTACAGAAATAATCTTGAAGCTTCTTTGAGTTACGTGTAGATCTTGTATTAAGAACACTTTCATTGGGTTTTGTTGtagctttttttgtttgtcttgctgtctttttatttgttgcaGCCTTAGGTTTTGCAGGTTCCATTTCTTTAGGCATATCTACTTTTTGGGGGCTAGCTGAAGGTTTCTTTACCTCATttagtattgttttattgtttattttattttttaagcctCTTACTGTTATCATGCTACCCTTAGCTTTTCTCTTTTCAGGTTGCAAGATAGTTACATTGGGTGTTTCTTTCAATGGTTCGTTCACTGCAAAgaaaatctttatattatcaCATTGTGAGTTGATTGTGAAAAAAAAGGGTTTActgttcattttaaattagatatttatcTGAAAAATTTAGATGAATTTCAAAAAGACATTTAATTGAGGAAGACGGAAGGAGGAGATTTCTGGGACATTCGGATTGCTATCAATTCACCACTGTTATTATGGTATTTGAATATTGCAGTGCTCTTTAGATTAATTTTCATTCACATTTTGTTAACaatctatacatttaaataaaaatttaaataaaaaaaaaatattgtttccattttatatccatactaatattataaattagaaagtaactctgtctgtctgtctgtctgtctgttactcaatcacaccttaactactaaaccaatttgcataaaatttggtatagtgatattttgatacccgagaaaggacataggctattttttacGCCGGGACATagtgtttttctttaactgaacgggcgaagccgcgggcggaaaactagtattatataaaatgatttgCAATCATACCTTGATTGATGGTAGTTTTTTGTTTCCAGGCTGGTGTACTGTGACTCTCTATGTCACTCTCCATATCAGTTTCCCAAAATGATTTAACTGAATTCAACACTGCCCCTTTATTTAtagctgaaataaaaataatagtgttttaattaaataccacataatataatatagtaactCAAGCCGTGTAATTGTATTATCATGAATTCATGTGCAATTaagaattaatttcatttctttgaaaccaaaaacaatattaaatattactcactttttatattagtagATGATGATTCTGTTGTACCATTAACGTTATGCTTACAAGCATTAGGCTTTATTACATTTTGCAGAACAACCTTACAATCTCCTATTGCAGTTTTGATAGCTTTAGTTTCTTGTTTTTTCTTGGTATCACCTTTCTtcttaatagtattatgtacattgaatatttcttCATCTGTATATGTATCGCTACCATCAGCACTGTTACATTGAGACACAACAGAGGCCACATCCCAATTATCATCTGGtactttgttacttttattcgTCCTCTTATTACTTGCAGTAGTTAAATTCATTTGATCGGCTGGTACAATTTTGTGTATCAGAtccaaaacattattttcatcatcTACAACATCTCTACTGAGACACGATTGGGATGTTACTAATTTCCTTGTTTTATTCTTCTCTTTACATACATTTGATTTCGTCTGAGGACTTGGTGCAGCTAAATCGCTATTTAGGTTTTTATTCTCAAGGAGGTCTAATTTTTGTGTGAAAAGTTTCCGTTTTATAAAGCTGGGTTTCATTGAAACATCGCTGCTGTTTTGAGAAATTACTGTTTGGTTGTTATTATCTGAAtctaaatcttgtaaatttttgGTATGGCTGTCAGAGTCTTGGTTCATTTTCTGAGTAAGTTGTTGTGATGATTTAGAAATAAGTACTTCAGTAACATTATGCTTTTGGGTCTTATTTGATTTACGGACCGGCATAGATGGTTTcttaaacataaaatcattatcatcaaaatcggaaTGCTGGTTATCATTTCGTTTATCAGattgtacaaaattattatcaattttactCCTTTTTCTTTCTGAAATACTTTCTTCCTCATCCAGCAGCCTTTTCTTTTGTAAGTCTAAATTTGAATTTCCATTCGCCCTAACAGATTTTTCAGGAAATATTTGTTCATCATCACTATGTGATtgcacatttatattttttacaagcaCACAAATACTATGTCACATATTTACACTATTTAAAGAGTCACTGCATATTTCCTATAAACTCACTGACATGTTTTTACTCCCACTTCTCGTTATTATTGgttcaatattttctttcgAATTTTCTAGCCTTTTCATTGATCTTGAACTTCTACCAGAAATGTTAATACTACTGCCCGAATCATGCGTGGTATTTAAGACTGATTGTAATTCTTTGCTTCTTCTTGTTTGTATAGTTGTTTTTGGCACACATTTGGTGTCTTTTGGAGTgctttttttgtttgctttTGGTTTGACAGTCTTTGTTGGTTTagctgtatttttttgtttcatttttttcgTTTGGGTATTACTGTCATTTGATACATCATCACTACAGAAATAATCTTGAAGCTTCTTTGAGTTACGTGTAGATCTTGTATTAAGAACACTTTCATTGGGTTTTGTTGtagctttttttgtttgtcttgctgtctttttatttgttgcaGCCTTAGGTTTTGCAGGTTCCATTTCTTTAGGCATATCTACTTTTTGGGGGCTAGCTGAAGGTTTCTTTACCTCATttagtattgttttattgtttattttattttttaagcctCTTACTGTTATCATGCTACCCTTAGCTTTTCTCTTTTCAGGTTGCAAGATAGTTACATTGGGTGTTTCTTTCAATGGTTCTTTCActgcaaagaaaatatttatattatcacatTGTGAGTTGATTGTGAAAAAAAAGGGTTTActgttcattttaaattagatatttatcTGAAAAATTTAGATGAATTTCAAAAAGACATTTAATTGAGGAAGACGGAAGGAGGAGATTTCTGGGACATTCGGATTGCTATCAATTCACCACTGTTATTATGGTATTTGAATATTGCAGTGCTCTTTAGATTAATTTTCATTCACATTTTGTTAACaatctatacatttaaataaaaatttaaataaaaaaaaaaatattgtttccattttatatccatactaatattataaattagaaagtaactctgtctgtctgtctgtctgtctgttactcaatcacaccttaactactaaaccaatttgcataaaatttggtatagtgatattttgatacccgagaaaggacataggctattttttacGCCGGGACATagtgtttttctttaactgaacgggcgaagccgcgggcggaaaactagtattatataaaatgatttgCAATCATACCTTGATTGATGGTAGTTTTTTGTTTCCAGGCTGGTGTACTGTGACTCTCTATGTCACTCTCCATATCAGTTTCCCAAAATGATTTAACTGAATTCAACACTGCCCCTTTATTTAtagctgaaataaaaataatagtgttttaattaaataccacataatataatatagtaactCAAGCCGTGTAATTGTATTATCATGAATTCATGTGCAATTaagaattaatttcatttctttgaaaccaaaaacaatattaaatattactcactttttatattagtagATGATGATTCTGTTGTACCATTAACGTTATGCTTACAAGCATTAGGCTTTATTACATTTTGCAGAACAACCTTACAATCTCTTATTGCAGTTTTGATAGCTTTAGTTTCTTGTTTTTTCTTGGTATCACCTTTCTtcttaatagtattatgtacattgaatatttcttCATCTGTATATGTATCGCTACCATCAGCACTGTTACATTGAGACACAACAGAGGCCACATCCCAATTATCATCTGGtactttgttacttttattcgTCCTCTTATTACTTGCAGTAGTTAAATTCATTTGATCGGCTGGTACAATTTTGTGTATCAGAtccaaaacattattttcatcatcTACAACATCTCTACTGAGACACGATTGGGATGTTACTAATTTCCTTGTTTTATTCTTCTCTTTACATACATTTGATTTCGTCTGAGGACTTGGTGCAGCTAAATCGCTATTGAGGTTTTTATTCTCAAGGAGGTCTAATTTTTGTGTGAAAAGTTTCCGTTTTATAAAGCTGGGTTTCATTGAAACATCGCTGCTGTTTTGAGAAATTACTGTTTGGTTGTTATTATCTGAAtctaaatcttgtaaatttttgGTATGGCTGTCAGAGTCTTGGTTCATTTTCTGAGTAAGTTGTTGTGATGATTTAGAAATAAGTACTTCAGTAACATTATGCTTTTGGGTCTTATTTGATTTACGGACCGGCATAGATGGTTTcttaaacataaaatcattatcatcaaaatcggaaTGCTGGTTATCATTTCGTTTATCAGattgtacaaaattattatcaattttactCCTTTTTCTTTCTGAAATACTTTCTTCCTCATCCAGCAGCCTTTTCTTTTGTAAGTCTAAATTTGAATTTCCATTCGCCCTAACAGATTTTTCAGGAAATATTTGTTCATCATCACTATGTGATtgcacatttatattttttacaagcaCACAAATACTATGTCACATATTTACACTATTTAAAGAGTCACTGCATATTTCCTATAAACTCACTGACATGTTTTTACTCCAACTTCTCGTTATTATTGgttcaatattttctttcgAATTTTCTAGCCTTTTCATTGATCTTAAACTTCTACCAGAAATGTTAATACTACTGCCCGAATCATGCGTGGTATTTAAGACTGATTGTAATTCTTTGCTTCTTCTTGTTTGTATAGTTGTTTTTGGCACACATTTGGTGTCTTTTGGAGTGCATTTTTTGTTTGCTTTTGGTTTGACAGTCTTTGTTGGTTTagctgtatttttttgtttcatttttttcgTTTGGGTATTACTGTCATTTGATACATCATCACTACAGAAACAATCTTGAAGCTTCTTTGAGTTACGTGTAGATCTTGTATTAAGAACACTTTCATTGGGTTTTGTTGtagctttttttgtttgtgttgctgtctttttatttgttgcaGCCTTAGGTTTTGCAGGTTCCATTTCTTTAGGCATATCTACTTTTTGGGGGCTAGCTGAAGGTTTCTTTACCTCATttagtattgttttattgtttattttattttttaagcctCTTACTGTTATCATGCTACCCTTAGCTTTTCTCTTTTCAGGTTGCAAGATAGTTACATTGGGTGTTTCTTTCAATGGTTCTTTCActgcaaagaaaatatttatattatcacatTGTGAGTTGATTGTGAAAAAAAAGGGTTTActgttcattttaaattagatatttatcTGAAAAATTTAGATGAATTTCAAAAAGACATTTAATTGAGGAAGACGGAAGGAGGAGATTTCTGGGACATTCGGATTGCTATCAATTCACCACTGTTATTATGGTATTTGAATATTGCAGTGCTCTTTAGATTAATTTTCATTCACATTTTGTTAACaatctatacatttaaataaaaatttaaataaaaaaaaaaatattgtttccattttatatccatactaatattataaattagaaagtaactctgtctgtctgtctgtctgtctgttactca is a window of Colias croceus chromosome 17, ilColCroc2.1 DNA encoding:
- the LOC123699288 gene encoding uncharacterized protein DDB_G0284459-like, which gives rise to MFKKPSMPVRKSNKTQKHNVTEVLISKSSQQLTQKMNQDSDSHTKNLQDLDSDNNNQTVISQNSSDVSMKPSFIKRKLFTQKLDLLENKNLNSDLAAPSPQTKSNVCKEKNKTRKLVTSQSCLSRDVVDDENNVLDLIHKIVPADQMNLTTASNKRTNKSNKVPDDNWDVASVVSQCNSADGSDTYTDEEIFNVHNTIKKKGDTKKKQETKAIKTAIRDCKVVLQNVIKPNACKHNVNGTTESSSTNIKTINKGAVLNSVKSFWETDMESDIESHSTPAWKQKTTINQVKEPLKETPNVTILQPEKRKAKGSMITVRGLKNKINNKTILNEVKKPSASPQKVDMPKEMEPAKPKAATNKKTARQTKKATTKPNESVLNTRSTRNSKKLQDYFCSDDVSNDSNTQTKKMKQKNTAKPTKTVKPKANKKSTPKDTKCVPKTTIQTRRSKELQSVLNTTHDSGSSINISGRSSRSMKRLENSKENIEPIITRSGSKNIDDEQIFPEKSVRANGNSNLDLQKKRLLDEEESISERKRSKIDNNFVQSDKRNDNQHSDFDDNDFMFKKPSMPVRKSNKTQKHNVTEVLISKSSQQLTQKMNQDSDSHTKNLQDLDSDNNNQTVISQNSSDVSMKPSFIKRKLFTQKLDLLENKNLNSDLAAPSPQTKSNVCKEKNKTRKLVTSQSCLSRDVVDDENNVLDLIHKIVPADQMNLTTASNKRTNKSNKVPDDNWDVASVVSQCNSADEER